One window from the genome of Verrucomicrobiia bacterium encodes:
- a CDS encoding CmcI family methyltransferase — MKHLAERLRGLIRPSRVRPDSQAQQPSGAVAVTTSQPVQPTGGRWSEVQGLLDSDKGAEALKLVQQLLAEAPRIPGSRFLLGVCLDRVGRHEEALAAYQDELTNNPTHAQAGQRVKLLSEALARPASGKTHWQQRSWQTSLPRETLLSIQHSLHNYTYRGLPMLKNPFDCALYPLLLWKLQPRTIFEIGSKDGGSALWFGDLLESFHIDGHVYSLDIVKPKGVSHGRVTFLEANGRALGQTLDSKFLQGLPRPWLVIEDADHSYPTSSAVLGFFHPWLQPHEYIVIEDGIISDLVEGATGKSGPHLALKEFLNRHNAEYEIDADYCDFFGFNVTWCTNGFLKKLDAAVSPKHSLLNQSNNQEVQSGSPLVPRHVSQDHIGARKQALLNLGCGARFHPGWVNMDLAPTDPTVLRLDVQNPLPFKDGEFQAVYHSHLLEHLPHQQALPFLQECRRVLASGGVIRIAVPDLETIARLYLKYLEAAAAGEPQAASRYEWMTLELLDQMVRERSGGEMLEYWKQNPMPAEEFVLQRMGQEARNVLQRLRAPGAVPLPDPPKGAADALTTGKFRQGGEAHKWMYDRFSLGNLLRKAGFADIQVCAANQSRIAELNSFLLDVTEQGSTRKPDSLFMEAIKPPEK; from the coding sequence ATGAAGCACTTGGCTGAGCGGCTCAGAGGGCTCATCCGGCCTTCTAGAGTTCGTCCGGACTCCCAGGCTCAGCAGCCGAGTGGCGCGGTGGCCGTAACGACCAGCCAGCCGGTTCAACCCACCGGTGGTCGTTGGAGCGAAGTGCAAGGCCTGCTGGATTCAGATAAAGGAGCGGAGGCATTGAAACTGGTTCAACAGCTCCTAGCCGAGGCGCCTCGCATTCCCGGTTCCCGCTTTCTGCTGGGGGTTTGCCTGGACCGGGTTGGGCGCCATGAAGAGGCCCTGGCGGCCTATCAGGACGAATTAACAAACAATCCAACCCACGCCCAAGCTGGTCAACGGGTCAAGCTCCTGTCCGAGGCCCTGGCGCGGCCCGCATCCGGGAAAACTCATTGGCAACAACGGTCCTGGCAAACCAGCCTGCCGCGCGAGACGCTGTTGAGCATCCAGCATTCGCTGCATAATTATACCTATCGCGGCCTTCCGATGCTCAAGAACCCGTTCGATTGCGCTTTGTATCCCTTGCTGCTCTGGAAACTTCAGCCGCGCACGATTTTTGAGATTGGCTCGAAAGATGGCGGGAGCGCTTTGTGGTTTGGGGACTTGCTCGAAAGCTTCCATATCGACGGCCATGTGTACTCGTTGGATATTGTAAAGCCGAAGGGCGTATCTCATGGCCGTGTCACATTTCTGGAAGCCAATGGCCGCGCCCTGGGCCAGACGCTGGACTCCAAGTTCCTCCAAGGTTTGCCCCGACCCTGGCTGGTCATCGAGGATGCCGATCATTCCTATCCCACTTCGAGCGCGGTGCTTGGGTTCTTTCACCCCTGGCTGCAGCCGCACGAATACATCGTTATTGAGGACGGCATTATTTCCGACCTCGTCGAGGGGGCTACTGGCAAATCTGGCCCGCACCTGGCACTTAAGGAATTCCTCAACCGCCATAATGCCGAGTATGAAATCGATGCCGATTATTGTGACTTTTTCGGCTTTAATGTCACCTGGTGCACGAATGGCTTTCTCAAAAAACTCGACGCTGCAGTCAGCCCGAAGCACTCCTTGCTTAACCAGAGCAATAACCAAGAAGTTCAGAGCGGGAGCCCTTTAGTCCCAAGACATGTCTCTCAAGACCATATCGGGGCTCGAAAGCAGGCGCTGTTGAATCTGGGTTGCGGCGCCCGTTTCCATCCGGGCTGGGTCAACATGGACCTGGCTCCAACCGATCCCACTGTTCTGCGCCTGGACGTTCAAAACCCGCTGCCGTTCAAGGATGGCGAGTTCCAGGCGGTGTATCACTCGCATTTGCTGGAGCACCTGCCGCACCAGCAGGCGCTGCCCTTTCTGCAAGAATGCCGGCGCGTTCTCGCCTCCGGCGGGGTGATCCGAATCGCAGTCCCCGACCTAGAAACTATAGCCCGGCTTTATTTAAAGTATCTTGAAGCCGCTGCGGCTGGCGAGCCGCAGGCCGCCTCGCGGTATGAATGGATGACGCTGGAACTGCTCGACCAGATGGTGCGTGAACGGAGCGGAGGTGAGATGCTCGAATATTGGAAGCAGAACCCGATGCCTGCCGAAGAGTTTGTTCTCCAACGCATGGGGCAAGAGGCGCGCAACGTCCTTCAGCGTCTCCGCGCTCCAGGCGCCGTTCCGCTGCCAGACCCGCCCAAGGGAGCAGCGGATGCCCTAACTACCGGTAAATTCCGGCAGGGTGGTGAGGCGCATAAATGGATGTACGATCGCTTTTCGCTGGGTAACCTTTTGCGCAAGGCCGGCTTTGCAGACATCCAGGTGTGCGCGGCCAATCAGTCGCGCATAGCGGAATTGAATTCTTTTCTGCTCGATGTGACCGAACAAGGCTCGACCCGCAAACCCGATTCGTTGTTTATGGAGGCGATTAAACCTCCAGAAAAATGA
- a CDS encoding ferredoxin family protein: MAHVVTNKCQGCKFTDCAEVCPVACFYEMDNQLVIHPEDCIDCTACVAACPVEAIYAEADLPQEFQANIEFNATESHRLKDSGAQAIVQKKDPLPTATARKAELGY, from the coding sequence ATGGCTCACGTTGTTACGAATAAATGTCAGGGCTGCAAGTTCACCGACTGCGCGGAAGTGTGTCCGGTGGCCTGCTTTTACGAAATGGACAATCAATTGGTCATTCACCCGGAGGATTGCATCGACTGCACGGCTTGCGTGGCCGCTTGCCCCGTCGAGGCCATTTACGCCGAGGCAGACCTGCCGCAGGAATTTCAAGCCAATATTGAATTCAACGCCACTGAATCCCACCGCCTAAAAGATTCCGGGGCGCAGGCAATCGTCCAGAAAAAAGACCCCTTGCCCACGGCCACTGCAAGAAAGGCCGAGCTAGGCTATTGA
- a CDS encoding glycosyltransferase family 2 protein, which yields MPAVTAPVVLLAFNRPALTQKVLDALRLAQPSRLLLVADGPRAGHPADAQACARVRALLDKGVDWPAEVSRNYAPQNLGLRRRVSSGLTWAFQQVDEAIILEDDCIPDSSFFLFCTELLEHFKADSRVGVITGNNFQPPGRASKHSYYFSRFNHCWGWATWRRAWRLFDGDMAAWPELKASGWLDGLFPEAGHARYWSDAFDRAYERRIDSWAFCWTFSCWSQNLLTAIPKSNLVSNIGFGPGSTHTTDPASPLANLPARAMDFPLSHPATMVRDHLADDYSQRTVFGSISPGSVSSEAASLENPGKRRKFFSWG from the coding sequence ATGCCCGCTGTCACTGCTCCCGTTGTTTTGCTCGCCTTTAACCGGCCAGCCCTGACGCAAAAGGTCCTCGATGCGCTCCGGCTTGCTCAACCCTCGCGCCTGCTCCTGGTGGCCGACGGGCCAAGGGCAGGCCACCCGGCGGATGCCCAGGCCTGTGCGAGGGTTCGGGCCTTGCTCGATAAGGGCGTGGACTGGCCCGCTGAGGTCTCCCGCAACTACGCCCCACAGAATCTGGGTTTGCGCCGGCGCGTCTCCTCCGGCTTGACCTGGGCGTTCCAGCAAGTCGATGAGGCCATCATCCTCGAAGACGATTGCATCCCGGACTCCAGCTTTTTTCTCTTTTGCACGGAATTGCTCGAGCATTTCAAAGCAGACAGTCGCGTGGGGGTCATAACGGGAAATAATTTTCAGCCCCCAGGGCGCGCGTCCAAACACAGCTATTATTTTTCGCGATTTAACCATTGCTGGGGCTGGGCGACCTGGCGCCGGGCTTGGCGGCTGTTTGACGGAGACATGGCGGCCTGGCCGGAATTAAAGGCGAGCGGCTGGCTCGATGGTCTTTTCCCGGAGGCGGGCCATGCTCGATATTGGAGCGATGCATTTGACCGCGCTTATGAGCGGCGGATCGACTCCTGGGCCTTCTGCTGGACTTTCTCTTGCTGGTCACAGAACCTGTTGACAGCCATTCCCAAATCGAACCTCGTCAGCAATATCGGTTTCGGGCCCGGCTCGACTCACACCACCGATCCAGCCAGCCCGCTTGCTAACCTGCCCGCCCGCGCGATGGATTTTCCCCTTTCGCACCCGGCTACCATGGTCCGCGATCATCTGGCAGATGATTACAGCCAGCGCACCGTTTTCGGTTCCATATCACCCGGCTCGGTCTCCAGTGAGGCGGCTTCCCTGGAAAACCCCGGAAAGCGTCGGAAATTCTTTTCCTGGGGCTAA
- a CDS encoding FkbM family methyltransferase, with the protein MNWLKRLISSNRPAEPERSFALDELDLKLKPFLNFRNGFFIEAGANDGVTYSNTLFFERYLGWRGLLIEPIPELAAQCRRHRPRCLVENCALVPFHYDQAQVPMHFCNMMSLVKGAMKSETGDLEHVRRGCQVQQITSYELTAHARTLTSVLDQHGVKRIDFLSLDVEGFELQALQGLDFGRYKPAQMLIEARFRDEIDSFLQPWYEPVAVLSHHDVLYRSKRG; encoded by the coding sequence ATGAACTGGCTCAAACGCCTGATCTCCTCGAATCGCCCCGCTGAACCGGAGCGGTCGTTCGCTCTGGATGAATTGGATTTGAAGCTAAAGCCGTTCCTCAATTTCAGAAATGGATTTTTTATAGAAGCGGGGGCTAATGACGGCGTGACGTACAGTAACACCCTCTTTTTCGAGCGTTACCTGGGCTGGCGCGGGCTACTCATCGAGCCAATCCCCGAGCTGGCCGCGCAATGCCGCCGCCACCGGCCGCGTTGCCTGGTGGAGAATTGCGCTCTCGTTCCATTCCACTATGACCAAGCCCAGGTTCCGATGCATTTTTGCAACATGATGTCCCTCGTCAAGGGCGCCATGAAATCCGAGACTGGCGATTTGGAACATGTCCGGCGCGGCTGCCAGGTCCAGCAGATCACCTCCTACGAGCTGACGGCCCACGCCCGGACGCTTACCTCCGTGCTCGACCAGCACGGGGTCAAACGCATCGATTTTCTATCCCTCGATGTCGAAGGGTTCGAACTTCAAGCCTTGCAAGGATTGGATTTTGGCCGCTACAAACCGGCGCAGATGCTCATCGAGGCGCGCTTTCGCGACGAGATCGATTCGTTCCTCCAACCGTGGTACGAGCCGGTGGCTGTATTATCGCACCATGATGTGCTCTATCGGAGTAAACGGGGATGA
- the recN gene encoding DNA repair protein RecN, protein MLTTLRIKNLALVTDLTLELQHGYNVITGETGAGKSILIGALNLVLGQRADRTLIRSGAESCSVEAVFDIASLTAELAPLLDENGIEPCEDHQLVLKRAFTNTGANRQFINGSPATLNLLASIGERLVDIHGPHEHQSLLYPARQLAILDAFGGLEAHREAFAGLVRRRAEIEAEKTALIVDEHTYAQQLDLLAFQVNEITAATLIPDEDAQVEQHFQRASNAARLIQLGQAALDLLNENENSLLTQAGAVGRTLQELNRLDPSAAPVLELHRQAIASLHELQSQLAVYLDKVDVDPERLAQLEERLNLLQTLKRKYGSSLPQVIAFGEEARRKLEALQQRDQELARLNIELQKLETAVRQAGQSLSARRLKVLPQLSRAVSRQLAELGFKQSRFDITLTSSDLPSLSQGSLANTPKPNPMSAHGCDTIEFQFAPNPGEPPRPLRAIASSGELARVMLALKTVLAAQDQVPVLVFDEIDANVGGETAGALAEKMRAIARKRQVLCITHLPQVAASASAHFLASKEVKAGRTISEIALLDKSSRIAELTRMLGGETEAARRHAQALFERGQTEVNAAVRKRPPHRSAPPRVFWSDPLQQ, encoded by the coding sequence ATGCTGACCACCTTGCGCATCAAAAACCTTGCCCTGGTCACCGACCTGACTCTCGAACTGCAACATGGCTATAACGTCATCACCGGCGAGACCGGCGCGGGCAAATCCATCCTAATTGGGGCGTTGAATCTCGTTTTGGGCCAGCGGGCCGATCGCACACTGATCCGCAGCGGCGCCGAGAGCTGTTCGGTCGAGGCTGTGTTCGACATCGCCTCGCTTACAGCAGAACTGGCCCCGCTCCTGGATGAAAATGGGATCGAGCCCTGCGAAGACCACCAGCTTGTTCTCAAGCGCGCATTCACCAACACAGGGGCCAACCGCCAGTTTATAAATGGTTCTCCAGCCACACTGAACCTGCTTGCCTCTATCGGCGAACGGCTGGTCGATATCCATGGCCCGCATGAGCACCAATCGCTCCTCTACCCAGCTCGCCAGTTGGCCATTCTCGATGCGTTCGGCGGCCTGGAAGCCCACCGCGAGGCCTTCGCCGGCCTGGTGCGCCGCCGAGCCGAAATCGAGGCTGAAAAGACCGCGCTCATTGTCGATGAACACACCTACGCCCAGCAGCTCGACCTCCTCGCGTTTCAAGTCAATGAAATCACCGCGGCCACACTGATCCCCGATGAGGATGCTCAGGTTGAACAGCATTTTCAACGCGCCAGCAACGCCGCCCGCCTCATCCAACTTGGCCAGGCCGCCCTCGACCTCCTCAACGAAAACGAAAACTCGCTGCTGACCCAGGCCGGGGCTGTGGGCCGGACCTTGCAAGAACTCAATCGCTTGGACCCCTCCGCCGCTCCCGTGCTCGAATTGCACCGGCAGGCCATCGCCTCCCTTCACGAGTTACAATCCCAGCTCGCGGTATATCTCGATAAAGTCGACGTGGACCCCGAGCGCCTCGCCCAACTCGAAGAACGGCTCAACTTGCTCCAGACGCTCAAACGCAAGTACGGCTCCAGCCTCCCGCAGGTCATTGCCTTCGGCGAAGAGGCTCGGCGCAAACTCGAGGCCCTCCAGCAACGCGATCAAGAGCTTGCCCGGTTGAATATCGAGCTTCAGAAACTCGAAACCGCCGTCCGCCAGGCCGGCCAGAGCCTCTCGGCAAGGCGTCTCAAAGTCCTTCCTCAATTGAGCCGTGCCGTCAGCCGCCAACTCGCCGAGTTGGGCTTCAAGCAAAGCCGCTTCGATATCACTCTGACCTCAAGCGACCTCCCCTCGCTCAGCCAGGGCAGCCTGGCCAATACCCCCAAGCCCAATCCCATGAGCGCTCATGGCTGCGACACCATCGAATTCCAATTCGCTCCCAACCCCGGTGAACCCCCTCGCCCATTGCGCGCCATCGCCTCCTCCGGCGAATTGGCTCGCGTTATGTTGGCCCTCAAAACTGTTTTAGCCGCGCAAGACCAGGTTCCAGTCCTGGTTTTCGATGAAATCGATGCCAATGTCGGCGGAGAAACCGCCGGCGCGCTCGCTGAAAAGATGCGCGCTATCGCCCGGAAACGCCAGGTCCTCTGCATCACCCACCTCCCTCAGGTGGCCGCCTCCGCTTCCGCTCATTTCCTGGCGTCAAAAGAAGTTAAGGCCGGTCGTACCATTTCAGAGATTGCCTTGCTAGATAAATCCAGCCGCATCGCTGAACTGACCCGCATGTTGGGGGGCGAAACCGAAGCCGCCCGCAGGCACGCCCAGGCCCTGTTCGAGCGCGGCCAAACTGAGGTCAACGCGGCAGTGCGAAAGCGACCACCGCATCGCTCTGCGCCTCCTCGCGTATTTTGGAGTGACCCCCTGCAGCAATGA